A DNA window from Castanea sativa cultivar Marrone di Chiusa Pesio chromosome 7, ASM4071231v1 contains the following coding sequences:
- the LOC142643754 gene encoding putative alkaline/neutral invertase B, whose translation MSAPNVDVSQNGNIRTMDSLFTVAEFDESDFSRLLDRPRPLNMERKRSFDERSLNELSIGISPPPPSRTAEYSSRINDHLENMFSPGRRSGYNTPRSHMGFEPHPMVAEAWEALRRSLVHFRGQPVGTIAALDNSDEKLNYDQVFVRDFVPSALAFLMNGEPEIVRNFLLKTLRLQSWEKKIDRFHLGEGVMPASFKVLHDPVRNSETLIADFGESAIGRVAPVDSGFWWIILLRAYTKSTGDTSLADLPECQKGMRLILSLCLSEGFDTFPTLLCADGCCMIDRRMGVYGYPIEIQALFFMALRCALVLLKQDVEGKEVVERIVKRLHALSYHMRSYFWLDLKQLNDIYRYKTEEYSHTAVNKFNVIPDSLPDWVFDFMPIRGGYFIGNVSPARMDFRWFCLGNCVAILSSLATPEQSTAIMDLIESRWEELVGEMPLKVCYPALESHDWRIVTGCDPKNTRWSYHNGGSWPVLLWLLTAACIKTGRPQIARRAIELAETRLLKDNWPEYYDGTLGRFVGKQARKSQTWSIAGYLVAKMMLEDPSHLGMVSLEEDKQLKPMLRRSNSWTF comes from the exons ATGTCTGCACCCAATGTTGATGTGTCTCAGAATGGAAATATAAGAACAATGGATTCCCTATTTACTGTTGCTGAATTTGATGAAAGTGATTTCTCAAGATTATTAGACAGGCCAAGGCCTCTGAATATGGAGAGGAAAAGATCTTTTGATGAGAGGTCACTTAACGAATTATCTATTGGGATATCCCCACCACCCCCATCCAGAACTGCCGAGTACTCTAGCCGAATAAATGAccatcttgaaaatatgttTTCACCTGGTAGACGGTCAGGTTATAACACTCCAAGGTCACACATGGGATTTGAGCCGCATCCAATGGTTGCGgaagcttgggaagctttgagGCGGTCATTGGTGCATTTCCGTGGTCAACCAGTTGGGACAATTGCTGCATTGGACAATTCTGATGAAAAACTTAACTATGATCAG GTCTTTGTGAGAGACTTTGTTCCAAGCGCATTGGCTTTTTTGATGAATGGAGAACCCGAAATAGtaagaaattttcttttgaagacTCTTCGCCTTCAGTCATGGGAGAAAAAGATTGATAGATTCCATCTAGGAGAAGGTGTAATGCCTGCTAGTTTCAAAGTACTACATGATCCGGTCAGAAACAGTGAGACTTTAATAGCAGATTTTGGTGAGAGTGCAATTGGAAGAGTTGCTCCAGTTGATTCTGGATTCTGGTGGATTATATTGCTTCGGGCATACACAAAATCTACAGGAGACACTTCCTTGGCTGATCTGCCTGAATGCCAGAAGGGTATGCGCTTAATTCTGAGCTTATGTCTTTCAGAAGGGTTTGACACTTTCCCGACTCTTCTCTGTGCCGATGGATGCTGTATGATTGATCGAAGAATG GGTGTTTATGGATATCCTATTGAAATTCAAGCACTTTTCTTCATGGCTTTAAGATGCGCTTTGGTTTTACTTAAGCAAGATGTTGAAGGGAAGGAGGTTGTAGAACGAATAGTTAAACGCCTTCATGCCTTAAGCTATCACATGAGAAGCTATTTTTGGCTAGACTTGAAGCAGCTTAATGATATATATCGATATAAAACAGAAGAATACTCACACACGGCAGTCAACAAGTTTAATGTAATACCTGATTCTCTTCCAgattgggtttttgattttatgCCTATTCGTGGTGGTTACTTCATTGGGAATGTCAGTCCCGCAAGAATGGATTTCCGTTGGTTTTGCTTGGGCAATTGTGTTGCTATATTGTCATCCTTGGCAACCCCTGAACAATCCACAGCAATTATGGATCTTATAGAATCACGGTGGGAGGAATTGGTTGGAGAAATGCCGCTAAAGGTTTGTTATCCAGCATTAGAAAGCCATGATTGGCGTATCGTAACAGGATGTGACCCAAAAAATACAAGATGGAGTTACCACAATGGTGGATCTTGGCCAG TGCTATTATGGCTTCTCACTGCGGCATGTATCAAGACTGGACGCCCCCAGATTGCAAGACGTGCCATTGAACTTGCTGAAACCAGGTTGCTAAAAGACAACTGGCCTGAGTATTATGACGGAACTCTTGGTCGATTTGTTGGGAAGCAGGCACGTAAATCCCAAACCTGGTCCATTGCTGGTTACTTGGTGGCAAAGATGATGCTTGAAGACCCATCTCATTTGGGCATGGTATCACTTGAGGAAGACAAACAGTTGAAGCCCATGCTCAGAAGATCAAATTCATGGACTTTCTAA
- the LOC142643304 gene encoding uncharacterized protein LOC142643304 translates to MDDSEAKPKETQTMKMKKKKKNKRKLSSLEEGTERPTKTHRVEQFDKHSEQIEVEHLAEELGQRELEEESPWRNLRLILSIQNKQLELHRKVDLAFHFVKMRVTEEGNSADQDYETVKLSRLIVFLNDWVQSLLIPSEKKLKGVVQKPEGEVIETWLDSRCWEIFKFCLEESLRLQVSLNFSRNLLRSIFVIAKNAVSLVNSTLLSSQESYFIGEGFKLHSIVLDCISLVFSSHGGLSNENLDLWMSTVDAVLELVHKVYVKNLDSGNMGVFAMRFSCLVLEPFAMFLRVHPTRKTGFHDFIDKLLEPLMHLLSVLHLQSGGSNSHWTENLLKLVEEVLFNGLFHPIHIDGFLSLRGTEKYATTIDGESKNSKTVIKSYHRHLFDKLERTLTEKKVLAMGGIGELFRLLVHRVKKLKGASVLSADTKMIGKGGASRNLEDNSLGHTSKLYSGSINVHLDKSYSSSGFSADTRKSLFDFFVQIMEPLLLNINAYLQAKPEVRPELLEVHGTLKSINNLLASFMDEKVYLRTEDTSEGACFNFLKKVYDTVISFSTNLLWLSKCDLENQKHIGTLTLLANEVFVAVGYLLEIEYEIIGNDLVSLWLMMFSYLTIGLSLVDVLDQSSLSSKIEAFGCQLINLYSQLRQVNNTIFALCKAVRLVISHDDGGEMNYTRFMAALPSEAYAKSVGNLLSSQDFKFAVCNAIKSIPEGQASGCIRQLTEDISESLEWMKVNCSVAEGNEIGKFEVSSLKCFDLQAELLGRGLSELYTIVLDSVTVTIGNSNLLGVSVKDLMTLLCPCMNSLVGVQPLTVNKFLCSVTGRNFDAGNKDDLLKFGFSSYWVFVFFFRLYMFCRSLYRQAISLMPPDLSRRMLEVMGDSSTAYSGKDWMERTDWDDGGYFSWIHQPSTSLLVVIQSVSNIYLQDSSKDCCPLIYVLNAMALQRLVDLNRQINSLEYLLQSNDNLVQKMLLDDASLSLYRKRSRKWARRISVLRQEAAGLTDYMMGHLQLVAEGQQSISSDDATCMDTSAQALLETEEWDFSICSMNMKSLPTAIWWILCQNIDIWCSHTAKKKLKLFLSLLIHTFIPSSTSSFVRIGKQHINEPSQLKKVTMHQISSELLSDSILYEQKFVRRYLASRFCRVLEKSVLPLFKDFPSGNVELKSSPHWPEVLGALEKSSVKVSSSGLVTNDYFSDSKSIAHSSEKLCTEICTEEKALPFTGLNFTSCHSLLNLLCWMPKGCLNSRSFSVYATYILNLERVVVGSLLECQGTLYSHRQHDLFRLFVSCRKALKYIIMAACEKKTEASQSSFAPILPEDSFSVLWLFKSLSLVVELQQAVSKDIATQVKDLIFSLMDHTSYVFLTLSKYQISHAVHFFLNAKRPCKEQPFSGNVNEQCNLIESNPCLDSSNCIEAWNDAFLVVKMLKEQAQSLLNCLKDNLCTEKEFLGVDVVNLNKFSSIVSCFSGFLWGLASAINDEDARFHDNKAKSLGWKREHVSELNLCISVFEDFNNLFLRMFLVEVDQQPRSYCDALNLKKPEYGPDFLDAEECSLNGSTQAEISCGRQQQKSGAAMACSLSSDIDDDSQTASVRRLQLKDASFAASIMTKVDSFDLQVINKPLLRCLLKGDYPEVAFSLRQLLIASSAILRLKLQINKISSLSSLVPCLVGISQVLLLELVGMVDIPDTFSFVWLDGVLKYLEELGNHFPSDNPTLYGNVYARMIELHLRAMGKCITLQGKRATLASHETESSTKTLHGHIGFSEASHLGPHCLDEFKARLRMSFKMFIKKPSRLHLLTVIQTIEKALVGVREGCTSIYGITTGNAAGGKISSIVAAGIDCFDLVIEFVSGRKHLDVVKEHIQSILAGLFNIILHLQNPLIFQRFMHDKGNTNPDAGSVILMCIEVLIRIFGKHALFQMKPWHVAQSLRIPAALFQDFHQIKLSEASISSHSSLILDNEISDRLASKDLSVVDRHFSIDLFAACCRLLYTVLKHHKSECERCISLLEASVSVLLHCLETVDTDSIVRKGYFSWELEEGVKCGCFLRRIYEEIRQQKESFGRHCSQFLANYIYVYSGYGPLKTGIKREIDEALRPGIYALIDACSADDLQYLHTVFGEGPCRNTLATLRHDYKLNFQYEGKV, encoded by the exons ATGGATGATTCGGAAGCGAAACCCAAAGAGACACAAacgatgaagatgaagaagaagaagaagaataagagaaaGCTAAGTAGCCTCGAAGAAGGGACCGAAAGACCTACCAAAACGCACCGTGTTGAACAGTTTGACAAACACAGCGAACAAATAGAGGTGGAGCATCTTGCTGAAGAGTTGGGACAGAGAGAGCTCGAAGAAGAATCTCCATGGAGGAACCTTCGGCTGATTCTATCGATTCAGAACAAACAGCTCGAGCTTCACAG GAAGGTGGACTTAGCCTTCCATTTTGTGAAGATGAGGGTCACAGAAGAAGGCAACAGTGCTGATCAAGATTATGAAACTGTGAAGTTATCCCGCTTGATTGTCTTCCTTAATGATTGGGTCCAGTCATTGTTGATACCTTcagagaaaaaattgaaaggtGTTGTGCAAAAACCTGAGGGTGAAGTTATAGAGACATGGTTAGATAGTAGATGTTGggagattttcaaattttgcttGGAGGAATCATTGAGACTGCAAGTTTCTTTAAATTTCTCACGGAACCTTTTACGGTCTATTTTTGTAATTGCAAAAAATGCAGTGTCTTTAGTGAACAGCACATTGTTGAGTTCACAAGAATCGTATTTTATTGGTGAAGGCTTTAAACTGCACAGTATTGTGCTTGATTGTATCTCTTTAGTCTTCTCATCCCATGGTGGCTTGTCGAATGAAAATTTAGACTTGTGGATGTCAACTGTTGATGCAGTGCTTGAGCTTGTCCACAAAGTTTATGTAAAGAACCTTGATAGTGGCAATATGGGTGTTTTTGCCATGCGGTTTTCATGCTTGGTGCTTGAACCATTTGCCATGTTTTTGAGGGTCCACCCAACTCGGAAAACGGGATTTCATGATTTCATTGATAAACTTCTTGAGCCACTGATGCATTTGCTGAGTGTCTTGCATCTTCAAAGTGGTGGAAGTAATTCTCATTGGACAGAAAACTTACTGAAGCTAGTTGAAGAAGTTTTGTTTAATGGGTTGTTTCATCCTATCCACATTGATGGATTTCTGAGCTTACGTGGTACAGAGAAGTATGCAACAACCATTGATGGGGAatccaaaaactcaaaaactgtTATTAAGAGTTATCACAGACACTTATTTGACAAACTGGAAAGAACCCTAACCGAAAAGAAGGTATTGGCAATGGGTGGCATTGGAGAACTATTCCGCTTGCTTGTTCATAGAGTGAAAAAGTTAAAAGGAGCTTCAGTGCTTTCTGCTGATACAAAGATGATAGGGAAAGGAGGAGCTTCAAGGAATTTGGAGGATAACTCATTGGGTCATACATCTAAATTGTATTCTGGCAGTATTAATGTTCATCTAGACAAGAGTTATAGTTCAAGTGGTTTCAGTGCAGACACACGAAAgtcactttttgatttttttgtacaGATCATGGAGCCTCTTTTGCTCAATATTAATGCTTATCTTCAAGCTAAACCGGAAGTGAGACCTGAGTTGTTGGAGGTTCATGGCACACTCAAATCTAttaataatttacttgccaGCTTTATGGATGAAAAGGTTTATTTAAGAACAGAGGACACCTCTGAAGGAGCTTGCTTTAATTTCTTGAAGAAGGTTTATGATACCGTTATTTCATTTTCCACCAATTTACTTTGGTTGTCAAAATGTGATCTAGAAAACCAGAAGCACATTGGCACGTTAACTTTATTAGCCAATGAGGTATTTGTTGCTGTAGGTTATCTTCTGGAGattgaatatgagattataGGGAATGACTTGGTAAGCTTGTGGCTTATGATGTTTTCGTACTTAACTATTGGCCTCTCTTTGGTGGATGTGTTAGATCAAAGCTCATTATCTTCCAAAATAGAAGCCTTTGGATGCCAACTGATTAATCTCTATAGCCAGCTTCGTCAG GTGAATAATACTATCTTTGCACTGTGTAAAGCAGTAAGGCTTGTAATATCACATGATGATGGTGGTGAAATGAATTATACCAGATTTATGGCTGCTTTACCTTCTGAAGCTTATGCAAAATCAGTGGGAAATCTATTATCCTCCCAAGACTTTAAGTTTGCTGTTTGTAATGCCATTAAATCTATACCAGAAGGGCAAGCAAGTGGATGTATTAGGCAGTTAACAGAAGATATATCAGAATCTCTGGAATGGATGAAAGTTAATTGTTCAGTGGCTGAGGGAAATGAAATTGGCAAATTTGAGGTAAGTAGTCTGAAATGTTTTGATCTGCAAGCAGAACTGTTGGGAAGAGGATTGTCTGAATTGTATACAATAGTGCTAGATTCAGTGACTGTCACAATTGGTAACAGTAACCTTCTCGGAGTTTCTGTCAAGGACCTAATGACCCTACTATGTCCTTGCATGAATAGCCTAGTTGGAGTACAGCCGCTTACTGTCAACAAGTTTCTTTGTTCTGTCACAGGAAGAAATTTTGATGCCGGGAATAAAGATGATTTGCTGAAATTTGGATTTTCCAGTTATTGGGTCTTTGTGTTCTTCTTTCGCTTGTACATGTTTTGCAGAAGCTTATATAGGCAAGCAATCAGCCTTATGCCTCCAGATTTATCAAGAAGGATGTTAGAAGTGATGGGCGATTCATCCACAGCATACTCTGGAAAGGATTGGATGGAGAGGACTGATTGGGATGATGGGGGCTACTTTTCTTGGATTCACCAACCTTCGACTTCTCTTCTTGTTGTTATACAATCAGTTTCAAATATTTATCTCCAGGATAGCTCTAAAGATTGCTGTCCTttaatttatgtattaaatgCTATGGCTCTTCAGAGGCTTGTTGATTTGAACAGGCAGATAAATTCACTTGAGTACTTGCTGCAGAGTAATGACAATCTGGTGCAAAAAATGTTGCTTGATGATGCTAGCTTGTCACTGTATCGTAAAAGAAGTAGAAAGTGGGCAAGGCGCATCTCTGTTTTGAGGCAAGAGGCGGCAGGTCTTACTGATTACATGATGGGACATCTACAGTTAGTGGCTGAAGGTCAACAGTCAATCTCTTCTGATGATGCAACTTGTATGGACACATCTGCCCAAGCTCTCCTTGAAACTGAAGAATGGGATTTTAGTATTTGTTCCATGAACATGAAGTCATTGCCCACTGCTATTTGGTGGATCCTTTGCCAAAATATTGATATTTGGTGCAGTCATACTGCtaaaaagaagttgaaattGTTCCTCTCACTTTTAATCCATACTTTCATTCCCTCTTCAACAAGCAGCTTTGTGAGGATTGGAAAGCAGCACATTAATGAACCCAGCCAGCTGAAGAAAGTCACCATGCATCAAATCTCATCAGAACTTCTGAGTGACTCAATCTTGTATGAACAAAAA TTTGTTCGCAGGTATTTGGCATCAAGGTTTTGCCGTGTATTGGAGAAATCAGTATTACCGTTATTTAAAGATTTTCCATCTGGCAATGTTGAATTGAAGTCATCACCTCATTGGCCAGAGGTTCTTGGTGCACTTGAGAAGTCATCAGTAAAAGTTTCCAGTAGTGGACTTGTTACTAATGATTATTTTTCAGATTCAAAATCGATTGCCCATTCATCTGAGAAACTGTGTACTGAGATTTGCACTGAAGAAAAAGCTTTACCCTTCACCGGCTTGAATTTTACATCTTGTCATAGTTTACTTAATCTGTTGTGTTGGATGCCGAAAGGGTGTTTAAATTCAAGATCATTCTCAGTTTATGCCACATATATACTCAACCTTGAAAG GGTGGTTGTTGGTAGCTTATTGGAATGTCAGGGTACATTGTACTCACACAGGCAACATGACCTTTTCAGACTGTTTGTCTCTTGCCGGAAGGCcttgaaatatataattatggcAGCTTGTGAGAAGAAGACAGAAGCTAGTCAATCCTCATTTGCTCCAATACTCCCTGAAGATTCATTTTCTGTTTTGTGGCTTTTCAAGTCATTATCTCTGGTGGTTGAGCTTCAACAGGCAGTGTCAAAAGATATTGCTACTCAAGTTAAAGATTTGATATTTTCATTGATGGATCACACATCATATGTCTTCTTGACATTAAGCAAATATCAAATTAGTCATGCTGTTCACTTCTTTCTCAATGCCAAGAGGCCTTGTAAGGAGCAACCTTTTTCTGGCAATGTCAACGAGCAGTGTAACTTAATTGAATCTAATCCTTGTTTGGATTCCTCCAACTGTATTGAGGCCTGGAATGATGCATTCCTTGTTGTCAAGATGTTGAAGGAACAGGCACAAAGCCTTCTTAACTGTCTGAAAGATAACCTTTGTACTGAAAAAGAGTTTCTTGGTGTTGATGTTgtaaatttgaataaattttcctCTATAGTTTCCTGCTTTAGTGGGTTTTTATGGGGTCTAGCTTCTGCAATTAATGATGAAGATGCAAGATTTCATGACAATAAAGCAAAATCATTAGGGTGGAAACGTGAACATGTCTCAGAGCTCAACCTTTGTATAAGTGTTTTTGAAGATTTCAACAATCTTTTCTTACGTATGTTCCTCGTTGAGGTTGATCAACAGCCCAGAAGTTACTGTGATGCACTAAATCTTAAAAAGCCAGAGTATGGCCCAGATTTTTTGGATGCAGAGGAGTGTTCACTGAATGGCTCTACCCAGGCTGAAATTTCATGTGGTAGACAGCAGCAAAAATCTGGAGCTGCAATGGCTTGCTCATTGTCATCTGACATTGATGACGACTCTCAAACAGCTAGTGTTAGAAGGTTGCAGTTGAAAGATGCCAGCTTTGCTGCCAGTATTATGACTAAGGTGGATTCATTTGATCTTCAAGTTATAAATAAGCCTTTGTTGCGATGCTTGCTGAAAGGTGATTATCCTGAAGTAGCATTCTCACTCAGGCAGCTATTAATTGCTTCTTCAGCTATATTGAGGTTAAAATTGCAGATAAATAAGATTTCCTCGTTGTCAAGCTTGGTGCCCTGTCTTGTTGGTATTTCACAAGTCTTGTTGTTGGAATTAGTGGGTATGGTTGACATACCAGacacattttcttttgtttggttggatggTGTTCTAAAGTATCTGGAAGAGTTGGGAAATCATTTCCCTTCAGATAATCCTACCTTATATGGAAATGTGTATGCCAGGATGATAGAGTTACACTTAAGGGCTATGGGAAAATGCATAACTTTGCAAGGAAAAAGAGCCACTCTAGCATCTCATGAGACAGAGTCAAGTACTAAGACACTCCATGGTCATATAGGATTCTCTGAAGCATCTCATCTTGGGCCACATTGCTTGGATGAATTTAAAGCAAGGTTGAGAATGTCATTTAAAATGTTCATAAAGAAACCATCAAGACTGCATCTCTTAACTGTGATACAGACTATAGAGAAAGCATTAGTTGGAGTCCGGGAAGGATGCACGTCAATCTATGGCATAACTACTGGAAATGCAGCTGGTGGAAAGATTTCCTCAATAGTTGCAGCTGGAATTGATTGCTTTGATTTGGTTATTGAATTTGTTTCAG GACGCAAACATTTGGATGTGGTGAAAGAACACATTCAGAGCATACTTGCGGGTTTGTTCAACATTATTCTGCACTTGCAGAATCCTTTAATATTCCAGAGATTTATGCATGATAAAGGCAACACTAATCCAGATGCAGGATCTGTCATTCTTATGTGCATTGAAGTACTCATAAGAATTTTTGGGAAGCATGCTCTTTTCCAAATGAAACCCTGGCATGTAGCTCAGTCTTTACGTATACCTGCTGCACTTTTTCAAGATTTCCATCAGATTAAACTTTCTGAAGCTTCCATTTCATCTCATTCTTCCTTGATATTGGATAATGAAATCTCTGATCGACTAGCAAGCAAGGATTTAAGTGTTGTAGATCGGCACTTCTCAATTGACCTATTTGCTGCATGTTGTAGATTATTGTATACCGTTCTTAAGCATCACAAGAG TGAGTGCGAGCGGTGTATTTCTCTACTCGAAGCCTCTGTTTCTGTTCTCCTTCATTGTTTGGAGACTGTGGATACCGATTCAATCGTCAGAAAAGGATATTTTTCATGGGAATTAGAAGAGGGAGTAAAATGCGGTTGTTTTCTTCGAAGGATTTATGAAGAG ATAAGACAGCAAAAAGAGTCTTTTGGCCGCCATTGTTCTCAGTTTTTGGCAAACTACATATACGTTTATTCAGGCTATGGCCCCCTTAAAACTGGCATCAAAAG GGAAATAGATGAAGCTCTCAGACCAGGTATATACGCTTTGATTGATGCCTGCTCAGCAGACGATCTTCAGTATCTTCATACAGTATTTGGAG AGGGTCCTTGCAGAAACACACTGGCAACTTTACGACATGACTACAAACTGAATTTCCAGTATGAAGGAAAAGTCTGA